In Phragmites australis chromosome 16, lpPhrAust1.1, whole genome shotgun sequence, one DNA window encodes the following:
- the LOC133895007 gene encoding GDSL esterase/lipase At5g03600-like — MKVLFAGCLLFLLLNVAHVECRVAPVESRRHDDDSSPDRLYKLFIFGDSIADDGNVPNPGLNRGSRAWYYPYGMSDDDHDNSPTGRFSNNMVQSDFLAKILGHDESPPPYAAHKARRGKKSNRINSSGMNFANASSGAVYLVPTLGAQIDQFSSLVSDGVITERDLDESVALVAYSGRDYGRISNSATDDYIARFADDVTEEIAGIVKQLQELGVPKVLVNSVPPLGCTPWMSRFTNYDHCDKRGNMISDAHNTALLDKLGKEKNVMLLDVNTMFTELVSPKPGSTLSKQFKYMYQPCCESIDASGYCGQYDGNRPLFRLCRNPDEYFYWDYIHPTHAGWKAVMQLLQGPIMAFLGISNLNHF, encoded by the exons ATGAAGGTTCTCTTCGCCGGCTGCTTGCTCTTCCTGCTCTTGAATG TTGCTCATGTGGAGTGCCGAGTCGCTCCTGTGGAGTCCCGGCGCCACGACGATGACAGCTCCCCCGACCGGTTGTACAAGCTGTTCATATTCGGAGACTCCATTGCCGACGACGGCAACGTCCCGAACCCAGGCTTGAACCGGGGTTCTCGTGCTTGGTACTACCCCTACGGCATGTCGGACGACGACCACGACAATAGTCCAACTGGCCGCTTTTCCAACAACATGGTCCAATCTGATTTTCTCG CCAAGATTCTGGGGCACGACGAGTCTCCTCCGCCGTACGCGGCGCACAAGGCACGGCGGGGGAAGAAGAGCAACCGCATCAACTCGTCCGGCATGAACTTCGCCAACGCCAGCTCCGGTGCCGTGTACCTGGTGCCGACGCTCGGCGCGCAGATCGACCAATTCAGTAGTCTCGTCTCGGACGGCGTCATCACAGAACGGGACCTCGACGAGTCGGTCGCGCTCGTTGCCTACTCCGGCCGTGACTATGGACGCATCAGCAACTCGGCCACCGATGACTAC ATCGCTCGCTTCGCCGACGACGTGACGGAGGAGATTGCAGGAATCGTGAAGCAGCTACAGGAGCTCGGTGTGCCCAAGGTGCTGGTGAACTCGGTACCCCCGCTCGGCTGCACGCCGTGGATGTCCAGGTTCACCAACTACGACCATTGCGATAAGCGCGGCAACATGATCTCGGACGCACACAACACGGCTCTCCTAGATAAGCTAGGCAAAGAGAAAAACGTTATGCTGCTCGATGTGAACACCATGTTCACCGAGCTTGTCAGCCCCAAACCAG GGTCGACGTTGTCGAAGCAGTTCAAGTACATGTACCAGCCGTGCTGCGAGAGCATCGACGCAAGCGGCTACTGCGGACAATATGATGGCAACCGCCCGCTGTTCCGGCTGTGCCGCAACCCGGACGAGTATTTCTACTGGGACTACATCCACCCGACGCATGCAGGCTGGAAGGCTGTCATGCAGCTGCTCCAAGGGCCCATCATGGCTTTCCTCGGCATCTCAAACCTCAACCACTTTTAA